Proteins found in one Hemibagrus wyckioides isolate EC202008001 linkage group LG23, SWU_Hwy_1.0, whole genome shotgun sequence genomic segment:
- the cdh19 gene encoding cadherin-7 isoform X1: protein MSGCSVFLLIIMITFIPGYVGTKLRLSRQGLSDCQLTEGLRGFRVKRGWIWNQLLVEEEDPTPKIIGQLKSTYDTGDFAIHYILSGEGAGEIFYIDEFTGEIHVHKSLDREKKAFYVLHAEAIDRRTGQPVEPESEFIIKVQDVNDNAPHFINEPYTSSIPEMSPMGTTVLQVTAIDADDPMFGNNAKLIYSIQQGEPYFSVEPKTGTIVTSWPNIDREASEKYFVVIQVKDMLGNTGGYSATTTVTITLTDVNDNGPTFQHNLYTFAILESAPVGTTVGRVMAEDADFGINARMNYTLDDLEESATFRIQTDPTTEEGIVILARPLDYESKRRFVIAIEAINSFVDTRFLSINEFRDRTMLKILVMDVDEPPVFSAPFYEWKILENAPVGTLVGTVCARDADAANNPIRFSISNNIKLKNVFRIDNNNGTVFLVKPLDRETAAWQNLTIIAKETNKNQLSSVSVVIQVLDVNDNIPTLSRDYQPYVCEGTQAGEVIQVISAMDADDPAEGHHFYFSMMPDKILNPNFTIRDNQDNTAGILTRRSTFTRHDRILYQLPVVITDSGSPPLSSTATFTISVCVCQSRGHCESSGMEALALSMQALLGLSICFITVIVLALLMVAVWKHKIVQQQKPVMEELDTEEYSKKIIHFDESEGIPDAPNQIVPLRPHPHCRKSTFCREEMAASVRLSLCHSHLIGPEDEVFHQFMIDRLAEADQDPCVPPYDCLHYYVFEGTGSLAGSLSSLESSNFDPYLNRPYDPGPGFLRLSRWQGANDYDTSF from the exons CTAAAATCAACCTACGACACAGGAGACTTTGCCATCCACTATATCCTTTCTGGAGAGGGAGCAGGAGAGATCTTTTACATTGATGAGTTCACTGGTGAAATTCATGTTCATAAGAGCTTGGACAGGGAAAAGAAGGCATTCTATGTGCTCCACGCTGAAGCTATTGACCGTAGAACTGGCCAGCCAGTGGAGCCTGAGTCAGAGTTCATCATCAAAGTCCAGGATGTCAATGACAATGCTCCTCATTTCATAAATGAACCTTACACTTCCAGTATCCCTGAAATGAGTCCAATGG GGACTACAGTGCTTCAAGTGACAGCCATAGATGCAGATGACCCCATGTTTGGGAATAATGCTAAACTCATCTATTCCATTCAGCAAGGAGAGCCCTACTTCTCAGTGGAGCCAAAGACAG GCACAATAGTGACATCCTGGCCAAACATTGACAGAGAAGCAAGTGAGAAGTACTTTGTTGTAATTCAGGTGAAAGACATGCTTGGAAATACTGGAGGCTACAGTGCTACAACAACAGTGACCATCACCCTAACTGATGTGAATGACAATGGGCCTACCTTTCAACATA ACCTGTACACATTTGCCATTCTGGAATCAGCACCTGTTGGCACAACAGTTGGTAGGGTCATGGCAGAGGATGCTGATTTTGGCATAAATGCCAGGATGAACTACACTCTAGATGACCTGGAGGAAAGCGCCACTTTCAGGATCCAGACAGACCCTACCACAGAGGAGGGTATAGTGATACTGGCCAGA CCTTTAGATTATGAGAGCAAGAGGCGCTTTGTGATTGCCATAGAGGCCATAAATTCTTTTGTGGACACACGATTCCTAAGCATCAATGAATTTCGGGACAGGACAATGCTCAAAATCTTGGTGATGGATGTTGATGAACCACCTGTCTTTTCTGCACCATTCTATGAGTGGAAAATTCTAGAGAATGCACCTGTTGGTACATTAGTTGGCACAGTATGTGCCAGAGATGCAGATGCTGCAAATAACCCTATCAG GTTTTCCATATCCAATAACATTAAGCTGAAGAATGTCTTTAGGATTGATAACAATAATGGAACAGTGTTTCTGGTCAAACCTCTGGACAGAGAGACTGCAGCATGGCAAAATCTTACTATTATTGCTAAAGAaacaa ATAAAAATCAACTCTCCTCAGTTTCTGTGGTCATTCAAGTCCTAGATGTCAATGACAACATACCCACTCTGTCTAGGGACTACCAGCcttatgtgtgtgagggcacACAGGCAGGGGAA GTCATCCAGGTTATAAGTGCTATGGATGCAGATGATCCAGCAGAAggtcatcatttttatttttccatgatgCCAGATAAAATCCTTAACCCCAACTTCACCATCAGGGACAACCAAG ACAACACAGCAGGCATTTTGACCCGTCGTAGCACATTTACACGTCATGATCGTATACTTTATCAACTTCCTGTGGTCATAACAGACAGTGGCTCTCCTCCTCTATCCAGCACGGCCACTTTcaccatcagtgtgtgtgtatgccagTCTAGAGGGCACTGCGAATCTAGTGGAATGGAAGCACTGGCCCTATCTATGCAGGCCCTTCTAGGCCTCTCGATTTGCTTCATCACAGTAATAG TGCTTGCATTACTAATGGTAGCTGTGTGGAAACACAAGATAGTACAACAGCAGAAACCTGTCATGGAGGAGCTTGACACAGAGGAGTACTCAAAGAAAATCATACATTTTGATGAGAGTGAAGGTATTCCGGATGCACCCAACCAGATAGTGCCACTAAGGCCACACCCACACTGCCGCAAGAGCACATTTTGTAGAGAGGAAATGGCAGCAAGTGTACGTCTATCTCTATGTCACTCTCACCTTATTGGTCCGGAGGATGAAGTCTTCCACCAATTTATGATAGATCGGCTGGCTGAGGCTGACCAGGACCCCTGTGTCCCTCCCTATGACTGCTTGCACTATTATGTTTTTGAGGGTACTGGATCACTCGCAGGCTCCCTTAGTTCATTGGAGTCCTCAAACTTTGACCCTTATTTAAATCGGCCATATGACCCTGGCCCAGGGTTTTTAAGACTGTCTCGCTGGCAAGGTGCTAATGATTATGATACATCATTCTga
- the cdh19 gene encoding cadherin-7 isoform X2 yields the protein MSGCSVFLLIIMITFIPGYVGTKLRLSRQGLSDCQLTEGLRGFRVKRGWIWNQLLVEEEDPTPKIIGQLKSTYDTGDFAIHYILSGEGAGEIFYIDEFTGEIHVHKSLDREKKAFYVLHAEAIDRRTGQPVEPESEFIIKVQDVNDNAPHFINEPYTSSIPEMSPMGTTVLQVTAIDADDPMFGNNAKLIYSIQQGEPYFSVEPKTGSYCKDKVKDMLGNTGGYSATTTVTITLTDVNDNGPTFQHNLYTFAILESAPVGTTVGRVMAEDADFGINARMNYTLDDLEESATFRIQTDPTTEEGIVILARPLDYESKRRFVIAIEAINSFVDTRFLSINEFRDRTMLKILVMDVDEPPVFSAPFYEWKILENAPVGTLVGTVCARDADAANNPIRFSISNNIKLKNVFRIDNNNGTVFLVKPLDRETAAWQNLTIIAKETNKNQLSSVSVVIQVLDVNDNIPTLSRDYQPYVCEGTQAGEVIQVISAMDADDPAEGHHFYFSMMPDKILNPNFTIRDNQDNTAGILTRRSTFTRHDRILYQLPVVITDSGSPPLSSTATFTISVCVCQSRGHCESSGMEALALSMQALLGLSICFITVIVLALLMVAVWKHKIVQQQKPVMEELDTEEYSKKIIHFDESEGIPDAPNQIVPLRPHPHCRKSTFCREEMAASVRLSLCHSHLIGPEDEVFHQFMIDRLAEADQDPCVPPYDCLHYYVFEGTGSLAGSLSSLESSNFDPYLNRPYDPGPGFLRLSRWQGANDYDTSF from the exons CTAAAATCAACCTACGACACAGGAGACTTTGCCATCCACTATATCCTTTCTGGAGAGGGAGCAGGAGAGATCTTTTACATTGATGAGTTCACTGGTGAAATTCATGTTCATAAGAGCTTGGACAGGGAAAAGAAGGCATTCTATGTGCTCCACGCTGAAGCTATTGACCGTAGAACTGGCCAGCCAGTGGAGCCTGAGTCAGAGTTCATCATCAAAGTCCAGGATGTCAATGACAATGCTCCTCATTTCATAAATGAACCTTACACTTCCAGTATCCCTGAAATGAGTCCAATGG GGACTACAGTGCTTCAAGTGACAGCCATAGATGCAGATGACCCCATGTTTGGGAATAATGCTAAACTCATCTATTCCATTCAGCAAGGAGAGCCCTACTTCTCAGTGGAGCCAAAGACAGGTAGTTACTGCAAAGATAAG GTGAAAGACATGCTTGGAAATACTGGAGGCTACAGTGCTACAACAACAGTGACCATCACCCTAACTGATGTGAATGACAATGGGCCTACCTTTCAACATA ACCTGTACACATTTGCCATTCTGGAATCAGCACCTGTTGGCACAACAGTTGGTAGGGTCATGGCAGAGGATGCTGATTTTGGCATAAATGCCAGGATGAACTACACTCTAGATGACCTGGAGGAAAGCGCCACTTTCAGGATCCAGACAGACCCTACCACAGAGGAGGGTATAGTGATACTGGCCAGA CCTTTAGATTATGAGAGCAAGAGGCGCTTTGTGATTGCCATAGAGGCCATAAATTCTTTTGTGGACACACGATTCCTAAGCATCAATGAATTTCGGGACAGGACAATGCTCAAAATCTTGGTGATGGATGTTGATGAACCACCTGTCTTTTCTGCACCATTCTATGAGTGGAAAATTCTAGAGAATGCACCTGTTGGTACATTAGTTGGCACAGTATGTGCCAGAGATGCAGATGCTGCAAATAACCCTATCAG GTTTTCCATATCCAATAACATTAAGCTGAAGAATGTCTTTAGGATTGATAACAATAATGGAACAGTGTTTCTGGTCAAACCTCTGGACAGAGAGACTGCAGCATGGCAAAATCTTACTATTATTGCTAAAGAaacaa ATAAAAATCAACTCTCCTCAGTTTCTGTGGTCATTCAAGTCCTAGATGTCAATGACAACATACCCACTCTGTCTAGGGACTACCAGCcttatgtgtgtgagggcacACAGGCAGGGGAA GTCATCCAGGTTATAAGTGCTATGGATGCAGATGATCCAGCAGAAggtcatcatttttatttttccatgatgCCAGATAAAATCCTTAACCCCAACTTCACCATCAGGGACAACCAAG ACAACACAGCAGGCATTTTGACCCGTCGTAGCACATTTACACGTCATGATCGTATACTTTATCAACTTCCTGTGGTCATAACAGACAGTGGCTCTCCTCCTCTATCCAGCACGGCCACTTTcaccatcagtgtgtgtgtatgccagTCTAGAGGGCACTGCGAATCTAGTGGAATGGAAGCACTGGCCCTATCTATGCAGGCCCTTCTAGGCCTCTCGATTTGCTTCATCACAGTAATAG TGCTTGCATTACTAATGGTAGCTGTGTGGAAACACAAGATAGTACAACAGCAGAAACCTGTCATGGAGGAGCTTGACACAGAGGAGTACTCAAAGAAAATCATACATTTTGATGAGAGTGAAGGTATTCCGGATGCACCCAACCAGATAGTGCCACTAAGGCCACACCCACACTGCCGCAAGAGCACATTTTGTAGAGAGGAAATGGCAGCAAGTGTACGTCTATCTCTATGTCACTCTCACCTTATTGGTCCGGAGGATGAAGTCTTCCACCAATTTATGATAGATCGGCTGGCTGAGGCTGACCAGGACCCCTGTGTCCCTCCCTATGACTGCTTGCACTATTATGTTTTTGAGGGTACTGGATCACTCGCAGGCTCCCTTAGTTCATTGGAGTCCTCAAACTTTGACCCTTATTTAAATCGGCCATATGACCCTGGCCCAGGGTTTTTAAGACTGTCTCGCTGGCAAGGTGCTAATGATTATGATACATCATTCTga
- the cdh19 gene encoding cadherin-7 isoform X3 — protein MWASMTSLCHAPTLPNELKSTYDTGDFAIHYILSGEGAGEIFYIDEFTGEIHVHKSLDREKKAFYVLHAEAIDRRTGQPVEPESEFIIKVQDVNDNAPHFINEPYTSSIPEMSPMGTTVLQVTAIDADDPMFGNNAKLIYSIQQGEPYFSVEPKTGTIVTSWPNIDREASEKYFVVIQVKDMLGNTGGYSATTTVTITLTDVNDNGPTFQHNLYTFAILESAPVGTTVGRVMAEDADFGINARMNYTLDDLEESATFRIQTDPTTEEGIVILARPLDYESKRRFVIAIEAINSFVDTRFLSINEFRDRTMLKILVMDVDEPPVFSAPFYEWKILENAPVGTLVGTVCARDADAANNPIRFSISNNIKLKNVFRIDNNNGTVFLVKPLDRETAAWQNLTIIAKETNKNQLSSVSVVIQVLDVNDNIPTLSRDYQPYVCEGTQAGEVIQVISAMDADDPAEGHHFYFSMMPDKILNPNFTIRDNQDNTAGILTRRSTFTRHDRILYQLPVVITDSGSPPLSSTATFTISVCVCQSRGHCESSGMEALALSMQALLGLSICFITVIVLALLMVAVWKHKIVQQQKPVMEELDTEEYSKKIIHFDESEGIPDAPNQIVPLRPHPHCRKSTFCREEMAASVRLSLCHSHLIGPEDEVFHQFMIDRLAEADQDPCVPPYDCLHYYVFEGTGSLAGSLSSLESSNFDPYLNRPYDPGPGFLRLSRWQGANDYDTSF, from the exons CTAAAATCAACCTACGACACAGGAGACTTTGCCATCCACTATATCCTTTCTGGAGAGGGAGCAGGAGAGATCTTTTACATTGATGAGTTCACTGGTGAAATTCATGTTCATAAGAGCTTGGACAGGGAAAAGAAGGCATTCTATGTGCTCCACGCTGAAGCTATTGACCGTAGAACTGGCCAGCCAGTGGAGCCTGAGTCAGAGTTCATCATCAAAGTCCAGGATGTCAATGACAATGCTCCTCATTTCATAAATGAACCTTACACTTCCAGTATCCCTGAAATGAGTCCAATGG GGACTACAGTGCTTCAAGTGACAGCCATAGATGCAGATGACCCCATGTTTGGGAATAATGCTAAACTCATCTATTCCATTCAGCAAGGAGAGCCCTACTTCTCAGTGGAGCCAAAGACAG GCACAATAGTGACATCCTGGCCAAACATTGACAGAGAAGCAAGTGAGAAGTACTTTGTTGTAATTCAGGTGAAAGACATGCTTGGAAATACTGGAGGCTACAGTGCTACAACAACAGTGACCATCACCCTAACTGATGTGAATGACAATGGGCCTACCTTTCAACATA ACCTGTACACATTTGCCATTCTGGAATCAGCACCTGTTGGCACAACAGTTGGTAGGGTCATGGCAGAGGATGCTGATTTTGGCATAAATGCCAGGATGAACTACACTCTAGATGACCTGGAGGAAAGCGCCACTTTCAGGATCCAGACAGACCCTACCACAGAGGAGGGTATAGTGATACTGGCCAGA CCTTTAGATTATGAGAGCAAGAGGCGCTTTGTGATTGCCATAGAGGCCATAAATTCTTTTGTGGACACACGATTCCTAAGCATCAATGAATTTCGGGACAGGACAATGCTCAAAATCTTGGTGATGGATGTTGATGAACCACCTGTCTTTTCTGCACCATTCTATGAGTGGAAAATTCTAGAGAATGCACCTGTTGGTACATTAGTTGGCACAGTATGTGCCAGAGATGCAGATGCTGCAAATAACCCTATCAG GTTTTCCATATCCAATAACATTAAGCTGAAGAATGTCTTTAGGATTGATAACAATAATGGAACAGTGTTTCTGGTCAAACCTCTGGACAGAGAGACTGCAGCATGGCAAAATCTTACTATTATTGCTAAAGAaacaa ATAAAAATCAACTCTCCTCAGTTTCTGTGGTCATTCAAGTCCTAGATGTCAATGACAACATACCCACTCTGTCTAGGGACTACCAGCcttatgtgtgtgagggcacACAGGCAGGGGAA GTCATCCAGGTTATAAGTGCTATGGATGCAGATGATCCAGCAGAAggtcatcatttttatttttccatgatgCCAGATAAAATCCTTAACCCCAACTTCACCATCAGGGACAACCAAG ACAACACAGCAGGCATTTTGACCCGTCGTAGCACATTTACACGTCATGATCGTATACTTTATCAACTTCCTGTGGTCATAACAGACAGTGGCTCTCCTCCTCTATCCAGCACGGCCACTTTcaccatcagtgtgtgtgtatgccagTCTAGAGGGCACTGCGAATCTAGTGGAATGGAAGCACTGGCCCTATCTATGCAGGCCCTTCTAGGCCTCTCGATTTGCTTCATCACAGTAATAG TGCTTGCATTACTAATGGTAGCTGTGTGGAAACACAAGATAGTACAACAGCAGAAACCTGTCATGGAGGAGCTTGACACAGAGGAGTACTCAAAGAAAATCATACATTTTGATGAGAGTGAAGGTATTCCGGATGCACCCAACCAGATAGTGCCACTAAGGCCACACCCACACTGCCGCAAGAGCACATTTTGTAGAGAGGAAATGGCAGCAAGTGTACGTCTATCTCTATGTCACTCTCACCTTATTGGTCCGGAGGATGAAGTCTTCCACCAATTTATGATAGATCGGCTGGCTGAGGCTGACCAGGACCCCTGTGTCCCTCCCTATGACTGCTTGCACTATTATGTTTTTGAGGGTACTGGATCACTCGCAGGCTCCCTTAGTTCATTGGAGTCCTCAAACTTTGACCCTTATTTAAATCGGCCATATGACCCTGGCCCAGGGTTTTTAAGACTGTCTCGCTGGCAAGGTGCTAATGATTATGATACATCATTCTga